From one Novosphingobium sp. genomic stretch:
- a CDS encoding LacI family DNA-binding transcriptional regulator: protein MATIKDVAARSGISIKTVSRVLNGADTVRPNIRAKVEQAIRELQYRPALAARQLVTGRSFIIVLLVPDTAHWYYSMMVQAMAQACRSVGWHLVVETFDRQALEEDEHWSIGLSCDADAVIVLPPWSDHPRMLPSLERLGLPAVRIAGRVPGYGMLLKVHDRDVARQLVEHLIAQGHQRIAMIAPPSDQLSSEERHLGYRDAMAAAGLDVPDAFVFRSTMLFESGAEAFRQLMSLPVRPTAFFAVNDATALGAMTTALRLGFRVPQDLAFAGFDNSPESRYAFPSLTTADQPFEQIARQAVLMAIGRDEEQVETPRRIILRESSQSAL from the coding sequence ATGGCGACCATCAAGGATGTCGCGGCGCGGTCGGGGATCTCGATCAAGACGGTGTCACGTGTGCTCAACGGCGCCGACACGGTGCGGCCAAACATTCGCGCCAAGGTCGAGCAGGCCATCCGCGAGCTGCAATATCGCCCGGCTCTGGCGGCCAGACAGTTGGTGACGGGGCGCAGCTTCATCATCGTCCTGCTGGTGCCCGACACGGCGCATTGGTACTACTCGATGATGGTGCAGGCGATGGCACAGGCCTGCCGTTCGGTCGGCTGGCATCTGGTCGTCGAGACCTTCGACCGCCAGGCGCTGGAGGAGGATGAGCATTGGAGCATCGGCCTGTCCTGCGATGCCGATGCGGTGATCGTGCTGCCGCCATGGTCGGACCATCCACGCATGCTGCCATCGCTTGAAAGGCTGGGCCTTCCTGCCGTGCGTATCGCGGGGCGGGTGCCGGGTTATGGCATGCTGCTCAAGGTGCATGACCGCGATGTCGCGCGCCAGTTGGTCGAGCATCTGATTGCGCAGGGGCATCAGCGGATCGCCATGATCGCCCCGCCATCGGATCAACTCTCTTCCGAGGAGCGTCATCTGGGCTATCGCGACGCGATGGCCGCGGCGGGGCTCGATGTTCCGGACGCCTTCGTCTTTCGTAGCACCATGCTCTTCGAGAGCGGCGCGGAAGCCTTTCGCCAGTTGATGTCGCTACCGGTGCGCCCCACCGCCTTTTTCGCGGTCAACGATGCCACAGCGCTGGGCGCGATGACCACCGCGCTAAGGCTTGGTTTTCGCGTGCCTCAGGATCTTGCCTTCGCCGGTTTCGACAATTCCCCGGAGAGCCGCTACGCCTTCCCCTCGCTGACCACGGCGGATCAGCCCTTTGAGCAGATCGCCCGTCAGGCCGTGCTGATGGCCATCGGTCGCGATGAGGAACAGGTGGAGACGCCCCGGCGGATCATCCTGCGGGAATCCAGCCAGAGCGCCCTCTGA
- a CDS encoding penicillin acylase family protein yields the protein MFRINRRRLLRSSIALATLETVMCSPALARSLPLAARRNVPGAQGRIEIIDDHLGVPHIRATSKADAFFGQGYVVARDHLFAIDLDYRRRTGRLAESFGAPFADHDEASHLLRYRGDLEAELAALGEETRRCLEAYVSGVNARITECEADPSLLPLEYGILKLRPLHWDARDLMAGRDIAVGNLEEKIRRAALAHAGRLDLDAICAPLRPPAPFTPAPGLDLAAISPEDLGILHKAAKGLPFGSLVDEAGRRTDNANAGSNAWTLAGAHTASGRPILANDPHIGIGGFAPRHVAHLTAPGLDLIGAGAPGLPGIMQGHTDRFAFGRTNFHIDQEDVFILTLNPDDPEQYRHNGGWRRFERHEDSIAIAGAPPRQITLRSSVHGPVTRHDPAHNRAVAIASVHLGEGGSTMGSMVAINLAQDWDSLIRAVAHHPPPTNLHYADTSGNTGWHAIGYAPERKGHNGLLPVPGDGSFDWQGIRAVADMPSILNPKAGWFASANQDNVPEGYTGPMAHSFSAPFRYHRIEAVLPAKPRQTIADSVALQHDIYSEPARRLLALLPAQAEGDAGLALAMLRGWDGRIAGDKGAPALYEMLVSAIQHHLLETLVPENLRKLVPLVDSEALLTLLEQPDPRLGPDPAALRARMLDQALGEAWQAARKALGDDPSSWRWDKLHKVSITHPLAAIPAIAKAFPPIDTAGTGGDTSTVMARWYRPGGSFNVAGGASYLMVVDVGGWDNSVFLNLPGQSADPRSPHRQDLYEPWIAGQMQPMLFSTEAVDKHAAARTVLSATGA from the coding sequence ATGTTTCGCATCAATCGCCGCAGGCTCCTGCGTTCTTCCATCGCTCTGGCAACATTGGAAACCGTCATGTGCAGCCCTGCTCTGGCCCGTTCGCTGCCCCTTGCCGCGCGCCGCAACGTGCCCGGAGCGCAAGGCCGGATCGAGATCATCGACGACCATCTGGGCGTCCCCCATATCCGCGCGACCAGCAAGGCAGACGCCTTTTTCGGTCAGGGCTATGTGGTGGCGCGCGATCACCTCTTCGCCATCGATCTGGACTATCGCCGCCGCACGGGCCGCCTTGCCGAAAGCTTTGGCGCACCTTTCGCCGACCATGACGAAGCCTCTCACCTGCTGCGCTATCGCGGCGATCTCGAGGCTGAACTGGCCGCGTTGGGAGAAGAAACGCGCCGCTGCCTCGAAGCCTATGTCAGCGGCGTGAATGCCCGCATCACCGAATGCGAGGCCGACCCCAGCCTGCTGCCGCTGGAATATGGCATCCTCAAACTCCGCCCGCTGCACTGGGACGCGCGCGACCTGATGGCCGGACGCGACATCGCCGTGGGCAATCTGGAGGAAAAGATCCGCCGCGCCGCTCTGGCCCATGCCGGGCGGCTCGATCTGGATGCGATCTGCGCGCCGCTGCGCCCGCCCGCGCCTTTCACCCCGGCGCCGGGGCTCGATCTGGCCGCAATCTCGCCGGAGGATCTGGGCATCCTGCACAAGGCGGCCAAGGGCCTGCCCTTCGGCTCGCTGGTCGATGAGGCCGGGCGCCGCACAGACAATGCCAATGCAGGCAGCAACGCCTGGACGCTGGCCGGAGCGCACACCGCCAGCGGGCGGCCCATTCTGGCCAATGATCCGCATATCGGCATTGGTGGCTTTGCGCCGCGCCATGTCGCGCATCTTACTGCGCCGGGGCTCGATCTGATCGGAGCGGGGGCTCCGGGGCTGCCCGGCATCATGCAGGGACATACCGACCGCTTCGCCTTTGGCCGCACCAATTTCCATATCGATCAGGAGGATGTCTTCATCCTCACCCTCAACCCCGACGATCCCGAGCAATACCGCCACAACGGCGGCTGGCGCCGGTTCGAAAGGCATGAGGACAGCATTGCCATCGCCGGAGCCCCGCCGCGCCAGATCACCCTGCGCAGCTCGGTCCATGGCCCGGTTACCCGGCATGATCCGGCTCATAACCGCGCGGTGGCGATTGCCAGCGTCCATCTGGGCGAGGGCGGATCCACGATGGGATCGATGGTAGCCATCAATCTGGCGCAGGATTGGGACAGCCTGATCCGGGCCGTCGCCCATCATCCGCCGCCCACCAATCTGCATTACGCCGACACCAGCGGCAACACCGGCTGGCACGCCATCGGCTACGCGCCCGAGCGCAAGGGCCACAACGGACTGTTGCCCGTCCCCGGCGACGGCAGCTTCGACTGGCAGGGCATCCGCGCCGTGGCGGATATGCCCAGCATCCTGAATCCCAAAGCTGGCTGGTTCGCCTCGGCCAATCAGGACAATGTGCCCGAGGGCTATACCGGCCCGATGGCGCACAGCTTCTCGGCGCCCTTCCGCTACCATCGCATCGAGGCGGTGTTGCCCGCCAAGCCCCGCCAGACCATCGCTGACAGCGTGGCCTTGCAACATGACATTTATTCCGAGCCCGCGCGCCGCCTGCTGGCGTTGCTGCCGGCTCAGGCGGAGGGTGATGCCGGTCTGGCGCTGGCCATGCTGCGCGGTTGGGACGGCCGGATTGCCGGCGACAAGGGTGCGCCGGCGCTATACGAAATGCTGGTCAGCGCCATACAGCATCACCTGCTCGAAACACTGGTGCCGGAAAACCTGCGCAAGCTGGTGCCGCTGGTGGACAGCGAGGCTCTGCTTACCCTGCTGGAACAGCCCGATCCGCGTCTCGGGCCGGACCCTGCCGCCTTGCGCGCAAGGATGCTCGATCAGGCGCTGGGCGAGGCATGGCAGGCGGCGCGCAAGGCGTTGGGCGACGATCCCTCAAGCTGGCGCTGGGACAAGCTGCACAAGGTCAGCATCACCCATCCCCTGGCGGCTATTCCCGCCATCGCCAAGGCCTTCCCGCCCATCGACACAGCAGGCACCGGAGGCGACACCAGCACCGTGATGGCCCGCTGGTATCGCCCCGGCGGCAGCTTCAACGTGGCGGGCGGGGCCAGCTATCTGATGGTGGTGGATGTGGGCGGGTGGGACAACAGCGTGTTCCTCAACCTGCCGGGGCAAAGCGCCGATCCGCGTTCTCCGCATCGGCAGGACCTTTATGAGCCATGGATCGCCGGGCAGATGCAGCCGATGTTGTTCTCGACCGAGGCCGTCGACAAGCATGCCGCCGCCCGCACCGTGCTGAGCGCGACGGGCGCCTGA
- a CDS encoding efflux transporter outer membrane subunit, whose protein sequence is MRKSLFPAFLATLLATACTVGPDYHRSVAALPKGGQFVTKGQGIDPAAPLPDDWWRLYRDPVLDGLIAQAFAANTDLRVAAGNLAKARAVLSEARSARLPGTSLSAGGGYGNTVSFGSGQGGSAQIGEGQGFGNASGSLSWEVDLFGRIHRSIEAARADAQAEEAARDGVRVLVAAEVTRSYLAACAQGHALAVARDSAQVAQQNLDLVMAQEKAGSVANFDVERAAAAAATARAALPAFEAQRQVALFELAALLGQTPDAIPQAAQGCAIPPTPTSVLPVGDGAALLRRRPDLREAERRLAADTARIGVATADLYPKVSLGGFLGFLRSETVTGSNSLSYSLGPAVSWSFPNIAAARSRVKQAKAQGDVALASFDGKVLTALKEVEQALTCVETGQKRLDDLAEAQARAERAWQLGDRRYRAGSISLLDMLVVQGAMLDARSAHAAALTQLSSDRVDLFKALGGGWQSVPPAL, encoded by the coding sequence ATGCGTAAGAGCTTGTTCCCGGCGTTTCTCGCCACGCTGCTGGCCACCGCCTGCACGGTTGGGCCGGACTATCATCGATCGGTTGCGGCCCTTCCAAAGGGCGGCCAGTTCGTGACCAAAGGGCAGGGCATCGATCCCGCCGCGCCTCTGCCCGACGACTGGTGGCGGCTGTACCGCGATCCGGTGCTGGATGGGCTGATCGCTCAGGCCTTTGCCGCCAACACCGATCTTCGGGTGGCGGCGGGCAATCTGGCCAAGGCGCGCGCGGTTCTCTCCGAAGCAAGGTCGGCGCGGCTTCCGGGCACCAGCCTGTCCGCAGGCGGCGGCTATGGCAACACCGTCAGCTTTGGCAGCGGGCAGGGCGGCTCGGCTCAGATCGGGGAGGGGCAGGGCTTTGGCAACGCCTCGGGCTCGCTGTCGTGGGAGGTCGACCTGTTCGGCCGCATCCATCGCAGCATCGAGGCCGCCCGTGCCGATGCCCAGGCCGAGGAGGCCGCGCGCGATGGCGTACGCGTGCTGGTCGCCGCCGAGGTGACGCGCTCCTATCTGGCGGCCTGCGCGCAGGGCCATGCACTGGCGGTCGCGCGGGATTCCGCGCAGGTGGCCCAGCAAAATCTCGATCTGGTAATGGCACAGGAAAAGGCCGGTTCCGTCGCGAATTTCGATGTGGAGCGCGCCGCCGCCGCCGCCGCGACAGCCCGCGCCGCTCTGCCCGCTTTCGAGGCGCAGCGGCAGGTGGCCCTCTTCGAACTGGCGGCTCTTCTGGGCCAAACGCCCGATGCCATTCCTCAGGCAGCGCAGGGGTGCGCTATCCCCCCCACCCCCACCTCTGTGCTGCCGGTCGGTGACGGCGCCGCTTTGCTGCGGCGTCGTCCCGACCTCCGTGAAGCCGAGCGGCGCCTTGCCGCCGACACCGCACGCATCGGTGTCGCCACGGCTGACCTCTACCCCAAGGTCAGTCTGGGCGGCTTCCTCGGCTTTCTGCGCAGCGAAACGGTGACGGGCAGCAATTCCCTCTCCTATTCGCTGGGCCCGGCGGTCTCCTGGTCCTTCCCGAACATCGCGGCCGCCCGCAGCCGGGTGAAGCAGGCCAAAGCGCAGGGCGATGTCGCGCTGGCAAGTTTCGATGGCAAGGTGCTGACGGCGCTGAAGGAGGTCGAACAGGCCCTGACCTGCGTGGAAACCGGGCAAAAGCGGCTCGACGATCTGGCCGAGGCGCAGGCGCGCGCCGAGCGGGCATGGCAATTGGGCGACCGGCGTTACCGGGCCGGTTCGATCTCGCTGCTCGATATGCTGGTGGTGCAGGGGGCGATGCTCGATGCGCGCTCTGCCCATGCGGCGGCGCTGACCCAGCTTTCGTCGGACCGGGTCGATCTGTTCAAGGCGCTTGGCGGCGGATGGCAGAGCGTACCGCCTGCCTTGTGA
- the dgcA gene encoding N-acetyl-D-Glu racemase DgcA, whose protein sequence is MTFYSESLPLSRPFRISRGAKTSADVVVVELAQGGMVGRGECVPYGRYQENCASVMAQLGVLQGQALDRAQVQRLLPPGAARNALDCALWDLEAKLSGIGVAERLGIATPPSLPTALTVTLDTPEAMAAQAKALGKASLIKIKVDAQAPLEQIRAVRHAAPAARLIVDPNEAWSPALLVEALPELAVLRVDLLEQPIPAAQSEALATITPLVPICADEACHTTEDLPALVGRYQVVNIKLDKTGGLTEALTMLRDARAMGFGVMTGCMTASSLSIAPAMLIGAQSDFADLDGAMLMVEDRPGAMPLRDGQLWPAAEGFWG, encoded by the coding sequence ATGACATTCTACAGCGAAAGCCTGCCGCTGTCCCGCCCCTTCCGCATCTCGCGCGGGGCTAAGACCAGTGCCGATGTGGTGGTGGTGGAACTGGCTCAGGGCGGCATGGTCGGGCGCGGGGAATGTGTGCCCTATGGCCGCTATCAGGAAAACTGTGCAAGCGTGATGGCGCAACTGGGGGTATTGCAGGGCCAAGCGTTGGACCGCGCCCAGGTACAACGCCTGCTCCCCCCCGGCGCGGCACGCAATGCGCTGGACTGCGCGCTGTGGGATTTGGAAGCGAAGCTCTCGGGCATCGGCGTGGCGGAGCGTCTGGGCATCGCCACGCCCCCTTCTCTGCCCACAGCGCTGACCGTCACGCTCGACACGCCCGAGGCGATGGCGGCGCAGGCAAAGGCTCTGGGCAAGGCCTCGCTGATCAAGATCAAGGTCGATGCGCAGGCGCCGCTGGAACAGATCCGCGCCGTGCGCCATGCCGCGCCCGCAGCCCGGCTTATCGTCGACCCCAATGAGGCATGGTCTCCCGCCCTGCTGGTGGAGGCTTTGCCTGAACTGGCCGTACTGCGCGTCGATCTGCTCGAACAGCCGATCCCCGCCGCGCAAAGCGAGGCGCTGGCCACCATCACCCCGCTGGTGCCGATCTGCGCCGATGAGGCCTGCCACACCACAGAGGATCTTCCGGCACTGGTCGGGCGCTATCAGGTAGTCAACATCAAGCTGGACAAGACCGGCGGCCTGACCGAGGCCTTGACCATGTTGCGCGACGCCCGCGCCATGGGCTTTGGCGTGATGACGGGCTGCATGACCGCCTCATCCCTGTCGATTGCCCCCGCCATGCTGATCGGCGCGCAATCGGACTTTGCCGATCTGGATGGCGCCATGCTGATGGTCGAGGATCGCCCCGGCGCCATGCCTCTGCGCGATGGCCAGCTATGGCCTGCGGCAGAGGGGTTCTGGGGGTAA
- a CDS encoding efflux RND transporter permease subunit, which translates to MRLRPVLMTTAAMVAGLVPLLFASGAGAASRFAIGIVVIVTGMLVGTLFTLFVLPTVYTLLAGDHRRKEAHQPTVDAQEGEMAHA; encoded by the coding sequence GTGCGCCTGCGCCCGGTGCTGATGACCACCGCGGCGATGGTGGCCGGCCTGGTGCCGCTGCTGTTCGCCAGCGGCGCCGGCGCGGCCAGCCGCTTCGCGATCGGCATCGTGGTGATCGTGACCGGCATGCTGGTGGGCACGCTGTTCACCCTGTTCGTGCTGCCCACGGTCTACACGCTGCTGGCCGGTGATCATCGGCGCAAGGAGGCCCACCAGCCCACCGTGGACGCGCAGGAAGGGGAGATGGCCCATGCGTAA
- a CDS encoding nucleoside hydrolase-like domain-containing protein, with protein MLCTAIAGQVATAQTGRADPQPEKIRLFVTTDIGSDPDDKMSMVRLMTYANQFDIEGLVATRNADGVFPELIGHVVSAYAKVRDNLEQHERGFPAATSLQPLIARGSDLDGMAGVGAGKDTQGSDLLIHAVDRHDARPLWVTVWGGPNALAQALWKVRQTRSKVDLDRFVAKLRVYAISDQDDSGPWIRREFPKLFYIVSPGATFHKSTWIGISGDTFHGRFAGGDYALVTNEWGHRNIRGKGPLSDEYPDWKYQMEGDTPSFLYLLSNGLNAPDHPDWGGWGGRYELYTPPMRKWFLAPETRPIWTDASDEVLGHDGQWHDDQYATIWRWRSAFQNDFAARMDWTVKPYAQANHPPVPHLGMPDRITAHIGQRVDLSAEGSSDPDGDALSYDWFVYEEPGTRSMSFNSSGVKLPVQNSDQPKAWLTVKADRTVPPGTGTIHVILAVTDHGTPRLTRYRRVIIDVVS; from the coding sequence ATGCTTTGCACCGCCATCGCGGGACAAGTGGCGACAGCGCAGACAGGTAGGGCCGACCCCCAACCCGAAAAAATCCGCCTCTTCGTCACCACCGATATCGGCAGCGATCCCGACGACAAGATGTCTATGGTGCGGCTGATGACCTATGCCAACCAGTTCGACATTGAGGGGCTGGTGGCGACCCGCAATGCCGATGGCGTCTTCCCGGAACTGATCGGCCATGTCGTAAGCGCCTACGCCAAGGTGCGCGACAATCTGGAACAGCATGAGCGCGGGTTTCCCGCTGCCACCTCCCTGCAGCCCCTGATCGCCCGAGGGTCGGACCTCGATGGCATGGCGGGCGTCGGCGCCGGGAAAGACACGCAAGGCTCGGATTTGCTGATCCATGCCGTGGACCGCCATGATGCAAGGCCACTGTGGGTCACCGTCTGGGGCGGGCCCAATGCGCTGGCTCAGGCGCTGTGGAAGGTGCGGCAGACGCGCTCGAAAGTAGACCTCGACCGCTTTGTGGCCAAGCTGCGCGTCTATGCCATATCGGATCAGGACGACAGCGGGCCCTGGATACGCCGCGAATTTCCAAAGCTGTTCTACATCGTCAGCCCCGGCGCCACCTTCCATAAATCGACATGGATCGGCATCAGCGGCGACACCTTCCATGGCCGCTTTGCCGGGGGCGATTACGCGCTGGTCACCAACGAATGGGGCCACCGCAACATTCGCGGCAAGGGGCCGCTCTCCGACGAATATCCCGACTGGAAGTATCAGATGGAGGGGGACACGCCCTCCTTCCTTTATCTGCTGAGCAACGGCCTCAACGCGCCGGATCACCCCGACTGGGGCGGTTGGGGCGGCCGCTATGAGCTCTACACGCCCCCGATGCGCAAATGGTTCCTCGCCCCCGAAACCCGCCCGATCTGGACCGATGCCAGCGATGAGGTTCTAGGCCATGACGGCCAGTGGCATGATGACCAATATGCCACGATCTGGCGCTGGCGCTCGGCCTTCCAGAATGATTTTGCCGCGCGCATGGACTGGACGGTCAAGCCCTATGCTCAGGCCAATCATCCACCGGTCCCGCATCTGGGTATGCCCGACCGCATCACCGCCCATATCGGCCAGCGCGTGGATCTAAGCGCGGAAGGATCAAGCGATCCCGATGGCGATGCCCTCTCCTATGACTGGTTCGTCTATGAGGAGCCCGGCACCCGCAGCATGAGCTTCAACAGCAGCGGGGTCAAACTGCCGGTCCAGAACAGCGACCAGCCCAAAGCCTGGCTGACTGTGAAGGCCGACCGCACCGTACCGCCCGGCACGGGCACCATCCATGTCATCCTTGCGGTGACCGACCATGGCACACCACGCCTGACCCGCTACAGAAGGGTGATCATCGATGTCGTGTCCTGA
- a CDS encoding amidohydrolase family protein has protein sequence MKRFKLTALMLATTLLTGAAAPSGQADVVIKGGTIYDGGTGKPFVGDVAIKGDRILYVGPHSPLRATQTVDAKGMIVSPGLIDAHSHPDTYILSPDAAVRVNAPWTRQGVSTILVGVDGYGTPDIADYAAQRTKAGVGTNLVPMIGFGAVRQRVLGQDARAPDAAELDRMKALVAKGMCEGAVGLSTGLFYPPQSFAKTEEVIAVAREAAIRGGLYDTHQRDESSYTIGLKGSVQEVLRIGREAGMPVHFAHIKALGVDVQGQAPQVIAMIEAARKAGQDVTADQYPWLASGSSLEASLLPGWSVDGGPKKMLERFADAATMARIRAEMDKNMRRRGGPGKMLLISAGFDWTGKTLEQMAAAWHLGPLDAALKIITQDANSDDRHYGGAIASFNMIDADVDLFMKQPWVVTSSDGSDGHPRQFATFPEKYAQYVQKRHVIDLASFIRQSTGRTADIYRLDHRGYLRVGYYADVAVIDPAHYAPRADYVHPRELSVGVRQLYVNGRLTVESDANTGTLAGRVLLRPAPKACPAH, from the coding sequence ATGAAACGCTTCAAACTCACGGCTCTCATGCTGGCCACCACCTTGCTGACAGGCGCTGCCGCGCCATCCGGTCAGGCCGATGTCGTGATCAAGGGCGGCACGATCTACGATGGCGGCACCGGCAAGCCCTTCGTGGGCGATGTGGCGATCAAGGGCGACCGCATCCTCTATGTCGGCCCGCACAGCCCGCTGCGTGCCACGCAAACTGTTGACGCCAAAGGCATGATCGTCAGCCCCGGCCTGATCGATGCGCATAGCCATCCCGACACCTATATCCTCTCGCCCGACGCTGCGGTGCGGGTCAATGCGCCATGGACGCGGCAAGGCGTCAGCACGATCCTGGTGGGCGTCGATGGCTATGGCACGCCCGATATCGCCGACTATGCCGCGCAGCGCACCAAGGCCGGCGTGGGCACCAATCTGGTGCCGATGATCGGTTTTGGCGCGGTCCGCCAGCGCGTGCTGGGTCAGGACGCCCGCGCACCCGATGCCGCCGAACTGGATCGCATGAAGGCGCTGGTCGCCAAAGGCATGTGCGAGGGCGCGGTCGGCCTCTCCACCGGCCTGTTTTACCCCCCGCAGAGCTTCGCCAAGACCGAGGAAGTGATCGCTGTCGCCCGCGAGGCGGCCATCCGCGGCGGCCTTTACGACACGCATCAACGCGATGAATCCAGCTACACCATCGGCCTGAAAGGATCGGTGCAGGAGGTGCTGCGCATCGGGCGAGAGGCAGGCATGCCCGTCCATTTCGCCCATATCAAGGCACTGGGCGTCGATGTGCAGGGGCAGGCGCCTCAGGTCATCGCCATGATCGAAGCGGCCCGCAAGGCCGGGCAGGATGTCACCGCCGACCAGTATCCGTGGCTGGCATCAGGATCGAGCCTTGAGGCTTCGCTGCTGCCCGGCTGGTCGGTCGATGGCGGACCGAAAAAGATGCTGGAGCGCTTCGCCGATGCCGCCACCATGGCCCGCATCCGGGCCGAAATGGACAAAAACATGCGCCGCAGGGGCGGGCCGGGCAAGATGCTGCTGATCTCGGCGGGCTTCGACTGGACCGGCAAGACGCTGGAGCAGATGGCCGCAGCCTGGCACCTGGGCCCTCTCGATGCCGCGCTGAAGATCATCACGCAGGACGCCAACAGCGACGACAGGCATTATGGCGGCGCCATCGCCTCCTTCAACATGATCGATGCCGATGTGGATCTGTTTATGAAGCAGCCATGGGTCGTCACCAGCTCGGACGGGTCTGACGGCCATCCCCGCCAATTCGCCACCTTTCCCGAAAAATACGCCCAATATGTGCAGAAACGCCATGTGATCGATCTGGCCAGTTTCATCCGCCAGTCGACCGGGCGCACCGCCGATATCTACAGACTGGACCATCGCGGCTATCTGCGCGTGGGTTACTATGCCGATGTGGCGGTGATCGATCCGGCGCATTACGCTCCGCGTGCCGATTACGTCCATCCGCGCGAACTCAGCGTGGGGGTGCGCCAGCTCTATGTGAATGGGCGGCTGACAGTGGAGTCCGATGCCAACACCGGCACTCTGGCAGGCCGTGTTCTGCTGCGTCCGGCCCCAAAAGCCTGCCCCGCGCATTGA
- a CDS encoding sulfatase encodes MPLLRKTLLNAAATFAAAALFAQGALAQAPAATPAPASAPAAQHPRNIIFVLVDDLRFDGMGFLQPKGLLHTPNIDAMAAQGTYFPNGVTTSSLCSPARASILTGMTARNHGVVDNNNSTEEGLTFFPAYLQQAGYQTAFFGKWHMGNDTDAPRPGFNKWVSFKGQGHYFPQTDLPPAAIAAGKSNMLNVDGKEVAQKGYITDELTDYAMNWLTKERDPKKPFFLYLSHKAVHSDPLPPPRYVHQYDKTQFTLPASWANTPENYKGKPRWVYDQRNTWHGIDFFYNSDMKMTEYLKYYYGTLSGVDDSLGRIMAYLKANHLEKDTLVVFTSDNGFMVGDHGLIDKRAAYEASQRVPLVMWEPGTVPAGVVNPGRVRGLDFAPTFLDIAGVKSMPKQFEGQDAWGLINGSVKPADWKPSDFIYEYYWEWSFPETPTTFAITRGNMKYIQYHGIYDRDELYDIGADPTEMHNLADDPAHLSDKMALRKALFQQLANRQGKHAIPFTERQSIGAVRRNINGTGAAPFPQEWLVEPNRVDRLDDILPDSPAKQAAHQAGKPFVNMPTVDQQLKNIPEK; translated from the coding sequence ATGCCTTTGCTGCGAAAAACCTTGCTGAACGCCGCCGCGACCTTTGCCGCCGCAGCCCTGTTCGCTCAGGGAGCATTGGCTCAGGCGCCGGCGGCAACGCCCGCACCGGCCTCGGCCCCCGCCGCGCAGCATCCGCGCAACATCATCTTCGTGCTGGTGGACGATCTGCGCTTCGATGGCATGGGCTTCCTGCAGCCCAAGGGCCTGCTGCACACGCCCAACATCGATGCGATGGCGGCGCAGGGCACCTATTTTCCCAATGGCGTCACCACCTCCTCGCTGTGCAGCCCGGCGCGCGCCAGCATTCTCACCGGCATGACAGCGCGCAATCACGGCGTGGTCGACAACAACAATTCGACCGAAGAGGGACTGACCTTCTTCCCCGCCTATCTGCAGCAGGCCGGCTATCAGACCGCCTTTTTCGGCAAATGGCATATGGGCAACGACACCGATGCCCCCCGCCCCGGCTTCAACAAATGGGTCAGCTTCAAGGGACAGGGGCACTATTTCCCCCAGACCGACCTGCCTCCGGCCGCCATCGCGGCGGGCAAGAGCAACATGCTCAATGTCGATGGCAAGGAGGTGGCGCAAAAGGGCTATATCACCGACGAGCTGACCGATTACGCCATGAACTGGCTGACCAAAGAGCGTGACCCGAAGAAGCCCTTCTTCCTCTATCTGTCGCATAAGGCGGTGCATTCCGATCCCCTGCCACCGCCGCGCTATGTGCATCAGTACGACAAGACGCAGTTCACCCTGCCTGCAAGCTGGGCCAACACGCCCGAGAACTACAAGGGCAAGCCGCGCTGGGTCTATGATCAGCGCAACACCTGGCACGGCATCGATTTCTTTTACAATTCCGACATGAAGATGACGGAGTATCTGAAGTATTACTATGGCACGCTCTCGGGCGTGGATGACAGCCTTGGCCGCATCATGGCCTATCTGAAGGCCAACCATCTGGAGAAGGACACGCTGGTCGTCTTCACCAGCGACAATGGCTTTATGGTCGGCGACCATGGGCTGATCGACAAGCGCGCCGCCTATGAGGCCTCGCAGCGCGTGCCGCTGGTGATGTGGGAGCCAGGCACGGTGCCGGCGGGCGTGGTCAATCCGGGGCGCGTGCGCGGGCTGGATTTCGCGCCGACCTTCCTCGACATCGCGGGGGTGAAGTCCATGCCCAAGCAGTTCGAGGGACAGGACGCCTGGGGCCTGATCAACGGCAGCGTCAAGCCCGCCGACTGGAAGCCCAGCGACTTCATCTACGAATATTACTGGGAATGGAGCTTCCCCGAAACCCCCACCACCTTTGCCATCACGCGCGGCAACATGAAATACATCCAGTATCACGGCATCTATGACCGCGACGAACTTTACGACATCGGCGCCGACCCGACCGAGATGCACAATCTGGCCGACGATCCGGCGCATCTTTCCGACAAGATGGCGCTGCGCAAGGCGCTGTTCCAGCAACTGGCCAACCGCCAGGGCAAGCATGCGATCCCCTTCACCGAGCGCCAGTCGATCGGCGCGGTGCGGCGCAATATCAACGGCACCGGCGCTGCGCCTTTCCCGCAGGAATGGCTGGTCGAGCCCAACCGCGTCGACCGTCTCGACGATATCCTGCCCGACAGCCCGGCCAAGCAGGCCGCGCATCAGGCGGGCAAGCCCTTTGTGAACATGCCGACGGTGGATCAGCAGCTCAAGAACATTCCCGAGAAGTAA